One part of the Aurantibacillus circumpalustris genome encodes these proteins:
- a CDS encoding glycosyltransferase, whose protein sequence is MNKVLILTYYWPPSGGAGVQRWLKFVKYMQQFNWEPVIYTAENGEIPVLDASLQKDVPENITVLKTSIWEPYTIYKRFIGRKKEDKINASFLNENRKTGFTEKLSVWIRGNFFIPDARKFWINPSIRYLSDYIRKNKVNYIISSGPPHSMHLIALGLKKKFPDLKWISDFRDPWTNIDFYEKLMLTPLADKKHHKQELSVLKNADVVLSIGKAMSDEFENMYVNAGGTDHNKFKVITNGFDEEDVSKEEIVKDKKFSIAHIGTLVKDRNPSILWKVLNELIKENIDFRKQLQIKLVGKVDIYIKDQIEKYQLKNFVKTIDYLPHDEVIKEQQRSRVLLLLVNNTKNAKGILTGKFFEYMSSGSPILAIGPKDGDLAAIINETNSGLISGFEDEENLKQNILAYFNDGYINRNEAAILKYSRKGLTKKLCEVLNSL, encoded by the coding sequence ATGAACAAAGTTCTTATTCTTACTTATTATTGGCCTCCAAGCGGAGGGGCTGGCGTTCAACGCTGGTTAAAGTTTGTGAAATACATGCAGCAGTTTAACTGGGAGCCGGTGATTTATACGGCAGAAAATGGCGAAATTCCAGTACTTGATGCGAGCTTGCAAAAGGATGTCCCTGAAAACATAACGGTTCTTAAAACCTCAATTTGGGAGCCTTACACCATTTACAAACGTTTTATTGGAAGAAAAAAGGAAGACAAGATCAATGCTTCGTTTTTAAATGAAAACAGAAAAACCGGTTTCACGGAAAAATTAAGTGTATGGATCAGAGGTAATTTTTTTATACCAGATGCACGAAAATTTTGGATTAATCCAAGTATCCGATATCTGAGTGACTACATCCGAAAAAATAAAGTAAACTATATCATCAGCAGCGGACCGCCGCATAGCATGCACTTGATAGCTTTGGGCTTAAAGAAGAAATTTCCTGACCTAAAATGGATATCAGATTTTAGAGATCCTTGGACGAATATTGATTTTTACGAAAAGCTAATGTTGACTCCGTTAGCTGATAAAAAACATCACAAACAAGAATTAAGTGTTTTAAAAAATGCGGATGTTGTTCTTAGCATTGGAAAAGCGATGAGTGATGAATTTGAAAACATGTATGTAAATGCTGGTGGTACCGATCACAACAAGTTTAAAGTAATTACCAATGGTTTTGATGAAGAAGATGTAAGTAAAGAAGAGATTGTTAAGGATAAAAAATTTAGCATAGCACATATAGGCACTTTGGTTAAAGACCGTAATCCTTCTATTTTGTGGAAGGTTTTGAACGAACTGATTAAAGAAAATATTGACTTTAGAAAACAGTTGCAAATAAAATTGGTTGGTAAAGTTGATATTTATATAAAAGATCAGATTGAAAAATATCAGTTAAAAAACTTTGTAAAAACAATTGACTATTTACCGCACGATGAAGTAATAAAGGAACAACAACGTTCGCGTGTACTTTTATTATTGGTAAATAACACTAAAAATGCCAAAGGTATTTTAACGGGTAAGTTTTTTGAGTATATGTCTTCCGGTTCACCAATTCTCGCCATTGGTCCAAAAGACGGCGATTTAGCCGCCATAATAAATGAAACAAACAGCGGCTTAATAAGTGGTTTTGAAGATGAAGAAAATTTGAAGCAGAATATCTTAGCTTATTTTAATGACGGGTACATTAATAGAAATGAAGCTGCAATACTTAAGTACAGTAGAAAAGGACTGACGAAGAAGTTGTGTGAGGTTTTGAATAGCCTCTGA
- a CDS encoding glycosyltransferase family 2 protein — protein MKLSIVIPAYNEARTIHLILNKIKEVVLLGDVEKEIIIVNDCSKDETEQAILNYKTENPDLNIQYRKHEVNKGKGAALHTGIKEASGDYIIIQDADLEYDPEEYNLMLKPILNGMGDVVFGSRFIGAQPHRILFFWHSLGNKVLTTLSNMFTNLNLTDMETCYKLFRSDIIKNIQLKENRFGFEPEVTAKIARIPKIRIYEVGISYYGRTYEEGKKIGWKDGFRAIYCILKYGLFKA, from the coding sequence ATGAAATTATCAATTGTAATACCCGCATACAACGAAGCAAGAACCATTCACCTTATCTTAAATAAAATAAAAGAGGTTGTTTTACTAGGTGACGTAGAAAAGGAAATCATTATTGTTAACGATTGCTCAAAAGATGAAACGGAACAAGCAATTTTAAATTACAAAACAGAAAACCCCGATCTCAATATTCAATACCGTAAACACGAAGTTAACAAAGGTAAAGGCGCTGCCTTGCATACCGGAATTAAAGAGGCAAGTGGTGATTATATTATCATTCAAGATGCCGACTTAGAATATGATCCGGAAGAATACAATTTAATGCTAAAACCGATTTTAAATGGAATGGGTGACGTAGTTTTCGGAAGTCGTTTTATTGGAGCACAGCCTCACAGGATATTGTTTTTCTGGCATTCCCTAGGCAATAAGGTATTAACAACTTTAAGTAACATGTTCACCAATCTTAATTTAACAGATATGGAAACCTGTTACAAATTGTTCAGATCTGATATTATTAAAAACATTCAACTCAAAGAAAATCGGTTTGGTTTCGAACCTGAAGTAACCGCGAAAATTGCCCGTATTCCTAAAATAAGAATATACGAAGTAGGCATTTCCTATTATGGAAGAACCTATGAAGAAGGCAAAAAAATTGGTTGGAAAGATGGTTTTAGGGCTATTTATTGCATCCTAAAATACGGCTTATTCAAGGCTTAA
- a CDS encoding cold-shock protein, with amino-acid sequence MEKGTVKFFNQTKGFGFIKVEGSGKEVFVHVSGIKEEIRENDEVVFDIQEGKKGLNAVNVKLA; translated from the coding sequence ATGGAAAAAGGTACAGTAAAGTTTTTCAATCAAACAAAAGGTTTCGGATTCATCAAAGTTGAAGGATCTGGAAAAGAAGTTTTTGTTCACGTTTCTGGTATTAAAGAAGAAATTCGTGAAAACGACGAAGTTGTTTTTGACATTCAGGAAGGTAAAAAAGGATTGAACGCAGTTAACGTGAAGTTAGCTTAA